A genomic segment from Bacteroidota bacterium encodes:
- the proC gene encoding pyrroline-5-carboxylate reductase has product MKVLIAGAGNMGTTYARSFLASRFIVPEDLFLLDRMVGGEAQVKEVPRTNIFSAAGAYISQADIIILAVKPQDFPGLAAQLKPFIQADQLILSIMAGIQMAQVMQALGATKVVRSMPNLPAQIGMGMTVFTSSPAMDKKELFIIQNLINTTGKSVYVEDENMLDAATAVSGSGPAYVYYFMQAMINAAAQMGFSPSQAELLVNQTFMGAVHLHNQSQLTCNEWIKRVASKGGTTEAALHVLGNNEVNTKIELALQAALQRAGDLGK; this is encoded by the coding sequence ATGAAAGTTCTCATCGCCGGTGCCGGAAATATGGGCACTACATACGCCCGCAGTTTTCTTGCTTCCCGCTTTATTGTTCCCGAAGACCTTTTCTTGCTCGATCGAATGGTCGGCGGCGAAGCACAAGTGAAAGAAGTGCCGCGCACCAATATTTTTTCCGCCGCCGGAGCGTATATTTCGCAAGCAGACATCATAATCTTGGCAGTGAAACCACAAGATTTTCCGGGGCTTGCAGCACAACTCAAACCATTTATTCAAGCAGACCAATTGATTCTTTCCATCATGGCAGGCATCCAGATGGCGCAAGTGATGCAGGCGCTGGGTGCTACCAAAGTAGTGCGCTCTATGCCCAACCTGCCCGCGCAAATCGGCATGGGCATGACGGTCTTCACCTCCTCTCCTGCTATGGATAAAAAAGAACTCTTCATCATTCAAAACCTCATCAACACCACCGGTAAGTCGGTGTATGTAGAAGATGAAAACATGCTCGATGCCGCCACGGCAGTCTCCGGCAGCGGACCGGCCTACGTCTATTACTTTATGCAAGCCATGATTAACGCCGCTGCCCAAATGGGCTTCTCTCCTTCTCAGGCCGAACTACTGGTGAACCAAACTTTTATGGGTGCCGTTCATCTTCATAACCAAAGCCAATTGACCTGTAATGAATGGATTAAACGCGTGGCCTCTAAAGGCGGAACCACCGAAGCCGCTCTGCACGTGTTGGGGAATAACGAAGTGAATACTAAAATCGAACTGGCGCTGCAAGCCGCTTTGCAAAGAGCAGGAGATTTGGGGAAATAA
- a CDS encoding LptF/LptG family permease, which produces MLIKKLDWLVVKTFIGPFILTFFIAQFVLVMQFLWKYVDDLVGKGLDFWVLIQLLLFASARLVPLALPLSVLLASIMVYGSFGEHFELTAAKSAGISLLRFMLPLFVTVTFISIFAFYFSNNLLPMANLKFSALLYDIRNQKPSVALKPGIFYSGLDGFFIKAEGKDDATDELSSIIVFDHTSGHGDDHVITAAKGQMIQNDNEMTLLLKLKNGRQYREIDPKDPGQNENEYTMVSTSFQSWEKRFDLSQFKLSRTDETFFKNLKQMLDLKQLKGAMDTVQME; this is translated from the coding sequence ATGCTAATTAAGAAATTAGATTGGCTGGTTGTCAAGACGTTTATCGGGCCTTTTATCCTTACCTTTTTTATTGCACAGTTCGTACTGGTCATGCAGTTTTTATGGAAATATGTAGATGACTTAGTTGGTAAAGGACTGGATTTCTGGGTATTGATTCAATTGCTATTATTTGCTTCGGCCCGCTTGGTGCCATTGGCGCTGCCGCTATCGGTCTTGTTGGCCTCCATCATGGTTTATGGTTCCTTTGGCGAGCATTTTGAATTGACCGCTGCCAAATCGGCTGGCATATCGCTCCTTCGCTTTATGTTACCGCTTTTTGTAACTGTCACCTTCATCAGCATATTCGCTTTCTACTTTTCAAATAACCTATTACCCATGGCGAACCTGAAATTCAGTGCTTTGCTATACGACATTCGGAACCAAAAGCCATCGGTTGCGTTGAAACCGGGAATCTTTTATAGCGGGCTGGATGGTTTTTTTATCAAAGCCGAAGGAAAGGATGATGCCACCGATGAGCTTTCGAGCATCATCGTTTTTGACCATACCAGCGGCCATGGCGATGACCACGTTATCACGGCTGCTAAAGGACAGATGATTCAGAATGATAATGAAATGACTTTGCTTCTGAAATTAAAGAATGGGCGACAATACCGAGAAATTGACCCCAAAGACCCGGGACAGAATGAAAATGAATACACCATGGTCAGCACTTCCTTTCAGTCTTGGGAGAAGCGCTTTGACCTTTCCCAATTCAAATTGAGCCGTACGGACGAAACTTTTTTCAAGAACTTGAAACAAATGCTGGACTTGAAGCAGTTGAAGGGAGCTATGGATACCGTTCAAATGGAATAG
- a CDS encoding phosphatase PAP2 family protein — protein sequence MYSLFLILGGILLLNMEKGQETLFFNSLHTPFLDQTFIWISRLAEIPLFIFILVVAIRFSYGKGLILLFNCSIVFVVIQFLKKIVFESQVRPALFFQDKIKLNFADGLHVAYHHSFPSGHTAAAFALFAMLAFLIEKKSWSILFFLLALMIGISRLYLLQHFFRDVYVGSIIGVLVSIVFYLTLAQSSFYQNLRWKDKSLL from the coding sequence TTGTATTCACTATTCCTGATTCTGGGAGGAATCTTGCTTCTGAATATGGAAAAAGGACAAGAAACACTCTTCTTTAATAGTTTACATACCCCTTTCTTAGATCAAACATTTATCTGGATATCTCGTTTGGCTGAGATCCCCCTCTTTATCTTTATTCTGGTGGTTGCCATCCGGTTCAGCTATGGCAAAGGGCTGATATTGTTATTCAATTGTTCCATAGTCTTTGTAGTCATCCAGTTTTTGAAAAAGATAGTTTTTGAAAGCCAAGTGCGTCCGGCTTTGTTTTTTCAGGACAAGATCAAATTAAACTTTGCCGACGGGCTTCATGTCGCCTATCATCACAGCTTCCCGTCAGGACATACTGCCGCTGCCTTCGCGCTGTTTGCGATGCTCGCTTTTCTGATTGAGAAAAAGAGCTGGAGCATTCTGTTTTTCTTGCTCGCTCTGATGATTGGCATATCGCGGCTCTATTTACTTCAACACTTTTTTCGCGACGTATATGTCGGCTCTATAATTGGGGTGTTGGTCTCCATTGTTTTTTATCTCACCTTAGCGCAGTCCTCTTTCTATCAAAACTTGCGGTGGAAAGATAAGTCCCTTTTATGA
- a CDS encoding PLDc N-terminal domain-containing protein yields the protein MIRIIIIILLGIVLVNIGFVGLSAILCKEGLEPIGLNMIYGLLCSALIQIVLYELAVMLALYEIGINPKMTTTHKLLWMLIVLLVLIGGLILYLIFGDKTAKENQAGTSSEV from the coding sequence ATGATTCGTATAATCATCATTATACTTCTCGGTATTGTGCTCGTCAACATTGGTTTTGTTGGTCTATCGGCCATACTGTGTAAAGAGGGGCTGGAGCCAATAGGATTGAATATGATCTACGGATTACTGTGCTCTGCTTTGATTCAAATCGTGCTTTACGAGCTGGCCGTGATGTTAGCTTTATATGAAATTGGTATCAACCCAAAAATGACGACCACCCATAAACTGCTTTGGATGCTTATCGTTCTTTTAGTACTAATCGGCGGGTTGATTCTCTATTTGATTTTTGGTGATAAAACGGCGAAGGAAAATCAGGCAGGAACTTCTTCCGAGGTATAG
- a CDS encoding fibronectin type III domain-containing protein: MSKVVLELRNASPQKKESLALKMAKEMAGNVNFPDPNPTLLDLKSAADTLSAKRLAVRVAKTALRSAVNEQNAAEKTLVKMLQQEASYIEMASGGDALKIESSSLKSRKKNVRSHHPPKVEGVSAMPGNKSGEILLSWHSLPRSFNLRGYQVRYAFVFQEKMEWIMYDKLTSKSKMKFMSPQPGQRIWIEVRAVNNTDVGPWSDVMGIVAP; this comes from the coding sequence ATGAGTAAAGTAGTTTTAGAACTTCGCAACGCCAGCCCTCAAAAGAAAGAAAGCCTGGCACTGAAAATGGCCAAAGAAATGGCGGGTAATGTAAACTTCCCTGATCCCAACCCAACTTTGTTGGATTTGAAAAGCGCGGCAGATACATTAAGCGCCAAGCGGCTGGCCGTGAGAGTTGCCAAAACTGCCTTGCGCTCGGCAGTGAACGAGCAAAATGCAGCGGAAAAAACATTGGTAAAAATGTTGCAGCAGGAAGCGTCATATATTGAGATGGCCAGTGGCGGCGATGCACTCAAAATTGAAAGTTCGAGTTTGAAATCACGCAAGAAAAATGTGCGGAGCCATCATCCGCCAAAGGTCGAAGGGGTGAGTGCCATGCCGGGCAATAAAAGTGGGGAGATATTATTGAGTTGGCATTCGCTGCCCCGAAGTTTCAATCTGCGCGGCTATCAGGTGCGCTATGCTTTTGTGTTTCAGGAAAAGATGGAATGGATAATGTATGATAAGTTGACTTCAAAATCGAAGATGAAATTTATGTCCCCTCAACCGGGTCAAAGAATTTGGATAGAAGTTCGCGCCGTGAACAACACCGATGTCGGCCCTTGGAGCGATGTAATGGGAATAGTAGCGCCGTAA
- a CDS encoding DNA-binding protein produces MGLFSKEEPKGYTVKDKPMACVYCKNELFFMRSALLNTSGAEFLGMAWANRGAKCFVCSECDYIHWFID; encoded by the coding sequence ATGGGACTATTTTCAAAAGAGGAGCCAAAGGGCTATACCGTAAAAGATAAACCGATGGCTTGTGTTTATTGCAAGAATGAACTTTTCTTTATGCGTTCGGCATTGTTAAACACCTCCGGTGCCGAATTTTTAGGGATGGCATGGGCTAATCGCGGAGCCAAGTGTTTTGTGTGTTCCGAGTGCGATTACATCCATTGGTTTATAGATTGA
- a CDS encoding TerB family tellurite resistance protein: MSYYEKWLGAGIGWVLTGNPIGGVLGFIAGTMMGKDKNHPEVGKTKGITEFEANLIVLASHLIKVDSKVSLTEISFVNDFLNKHFDEKYSNERSQVLNHCLNKEYDLNTACDQIRMYTDHGTHVQVVHFLFDLALCDGDLSERENYFIFRISGFLNVHDVDFRKMKTVHTEREFSDFEILGVKREDSIIVIRNSYRKLILKYHPDRNQDIDAIAKKKLEQKIQRIHDAYNRIKAARKVS; encoded by the coding sequence ATGTCCTATTATGAGAAATGGTTAGGTGCTGGAATTGGTTGGGTGTTGACCGGCAATCCCATAGGTGGTGTATTGGGTTTTATTGCCGGAACCATGATGGGAAAGGACAAGAACCATCCAGAAGTTGGCAAAACAAAAGGCATCACTGAGTTTGAGGCCAATTTAATCGTGCTAGCATCTCATTTAATCAAGGTGGACAGCAAGGTCTCCTTAACCGAAATTTCTTTTGTCAATGATTTTCTGAACAAGCACTTCGATGAAAAATATTCTAATGAACGCTCACAAGTTCTTAATCATTGCCTGAATAAAGAGTATGACCTAAACACAGCTTGCGATCAAATACGTATGTACACTGACCACGGCACCCATGTTCAGGTGGTTCATTTTCTTTTTGACCTTGCCCTATGCGACGGAGACCTTAGCGAACGGGAGAACTACTTTATATTTCGCATATCCGGCTTTCTGAATGTCCATGATGTGGATTTCAGAAAGATGAAGACGGTACACACCGAAAGAGAATTTTCGGACTTTGAAATCTTAGGAGTTAAAAGAGAAGATTCCATTATAGTCATCAGGAATTCCTATCGAAAACTCATCCTTAAATATCACCCCGATAGAAATCAAGACATAGATGCGATAGCAAAAAAGAAGTTAGAGCAAAAAATTCAGCGGATTCATGATGCATACAACCGCATCAAAGCGGCAAGGAAAGTGAGTTGA
- a CDS encoding PCMD domain-containing protein, with the protein MMKRFLQLTVVAVLALHSWTSSAQVVNNSFENWATDTIHFAGIAPYLPAETFSYNDPSEWTTSNSITGMSALGGHLFVTQSSDAYHGSSAIKIITDTIARVFSSQLTVPGFAINGYFTVELSSLIGGLNITPMSIAGAGQPFTQRLTSLKGYYKYAPILNPNTSANDTCMIWATLRKGTTAVADAIYKSTISTNGQYAAFDIPFEYHNCEQPDTLVILLSSSIPKTAGLLSGVSDLVRGSELIVDSIYYDVIGSGYQFTPLARNDRDTTIKNTAKTINVLANDEDCDDPSLTVTILANAKNGTATVQANQILYTPAANFVGYDTIYYQASDGTNNAAAYVWINVKAPVGISEANQVAVKLFPNPVNQYLNIQLESKPGMQAEIFDALGKSIGVYSLDQNNTRVSTAGFFTGMYLFQITNASNQIISRGRFAVNR; encoded by the coding sequence ATGATGAAAAGATTTTTACAATTAACCGTAGTAGCTGTGTTAGCACTGCACTCATGGACAAGTTCTGCTCAAGTGGTGAACAACAGTTTCGAGAATTGGGCGACAGACACGATACACTTTGCGGGTATTGCTCCCTATCTGCCTGCTGAAACGTTCAGCTATAACGACCCCTCTGAATGGACTACCTCCAACTCCATCACCGGTATGTCTGCTTTGGGCGGCCATTTGTTTGTTACGCAGTCTTCGGATGCCTACCACGGTAGCAGTGCAATAAAAATTATTACGGACACCATCGCCCGTGTATTCAGTAGTCAACTAACGGTTCCGGGTTTTGCTATCAACGGTTACTTTACGGTTGAGTTATCTTCGCTCATTGGCGGATTGAATATTACGCCGATGTCTATAGCCGGTGCCGGTCAACCATTCACCCAGAGGCTGACCAGCTTGAAAGGATATTATAAGTATGCGCCTATTTTGAACCCAAACACTAGCGCAAACGATACCTGCATGATTTGGGCGACGCTGCGAAAAGGAACCACAGCCGTGGCGGATGCTATTTATAAAAGCACGATTTCTACGAATGGGCAGTACGCAGCATTTGACATTCCTTTTGAATATCATAATTGCGAACAACCGGATACCTTGGTGATTTTGCTTTCATCGAGCATCCCTAAAACAGCGGGATTGCTGAGCGGTGTTTCTGATTTGGTTCGGGGAAGTGAATTGATAGTAGATAGCATCTATTATGATGTGATAGGGTCTGGGTACCAGTTCACCCCCTTGGCACGCAATGACCGAGACACCACTATTAAAAACACTGCTAAGACAATTAATGTTCTTGCAAATGACGAAGATTGCGATGATCCGAGTTTAACAGTTACGATTCTTGCCAATGCCAAGAATGGAACAGCAACGGTTCAGGCTAACCAGATACTTTACACCCCGGCTGCAAATTTTGTGGGTTATGATACGATCTATTATCAGGCAAGCGACGGCACAAATAACGCTGCTGCTTATGTTTGGATTAATGTTAAAGCGCCTGTAGGTATCAGCGAAGCAAACCAGGTTGCGGTCAAACTGTTTCCCAATCCGGTGAATCAATATCTGAATATTCAACTGGAATCGAAGCCGGGTATGCAGGCAGAGATATTTGATGCATTGGGTAAAAGCATCGGAGTTTATTCTTTAGATCAGAATAATACGAGGGTTTCAACTGCTGGTTTTTTTACTGGTATGTATCTCTTTCAAATCACGAATGCCTCTAATCAGATAATCTCCCGAGGCAGGTTTGCAGTGAATAGGTAG
- a CDS encoding glycosyltransferase family 39 protein, with protein MMLELVEKRIRQFPTQLILVVIGAILFLPFLGKVHLFGLDEISFAESAREMLASRNFHVIQFDFIPYFGKPPLFIWLQALSMHYFGVNEFAARLPNAIVGIATMLVVFNIGRYVFNSRLGVLWALFFACSILPQVQFKSGIIDPAFNLFTFLGIFFMYKLNIINEFEDRKTRKKNRRRNLLFSALFIGLATLTKGPVAILICLLTASAYIFANRGKMKIELTELFFWGILISIIGIAWLLLDTSMNGFAFVMQFLRYQVRWFSTGEAGEGGPFFYHIPLLLIGVFPASALIFSTFTRNVYDDLSEHIFRKWMIYFLIVVLILCSLTPARIVHYSSVCYFSITFLAAYYLNLLFDGKATWRWKQTVPLMGIGILIVGALTAAIFIIKSPEPFLPYIQDDFAKEALKTPVYWSDWDIRFGLIYLFCLVVSILLMQSKNVRWGAYLLLISSGLFINTVMIFIVPRVEKYTQAALIEFIQTKQNEACTIEPVGFKTYAHLFYALKPAPEKQVSSKKNYFITKVNTVPEVLQTHPAAHELYRKNGWVFFVGE; from the coding sequence ATGATGCTTGAACTGGTTGAAAAAAGAATCCGGCAATTTCCCACCCAACTGATATTGGTGGTCATTGGCGCTATTCTGTTCCTTCCATTTTTGGGAAAGGTCCATCTGTTTGGTTTAGATGAAATCAGCTTTGCAGAAAGCGCCCGCGAAATGTTGGCCTCCCGAAACTTTCACGTGATCCAGTTCGATTTTATTCCCTACTTCGGAAAACCGCCTTTATTCATTTGGCTCCAGGCGCTTTCCATGCACTATTTCGGGGTGAACGAATTTGCCGCTCGCCTGCCCAATGCCATCGTAGGAATTGCCACCATGCTCGTGGTGTTCAATATTGGCCGCTACGTGTTCAACTCGCGCTTGGGCGTATTGTGGGCGCTTTTCTTTGCCTGCTCCATTTTGCCGCAAGTGCAATTCAAAAGCGGGATTATTGACCCTGCCTTCAATCTCTTTACTTTTCTCGGCATCTTTTTCATGTACAAACTCAACATCATCAACGAGTTTGAAGACCGGAAAACCCGGAAGAAAAACCGTCGGCGCAATTTGCTTTTCTCCGCCCTCTTCATCGGCCTTGCTACGCTCACCAAAGGGCCGGTAGCCATTCTGATTTGTTTGCTCACCGCCTCTGCCTACATCTTTGCCAATCGCGGAAAAATGAAGATTGAATTGACCGAATTATTCTTTTGGGGCATCCTCATTTCGATTATCGGTATCGCTTGGCTGCTGCTCGACACCAGCATGAACGGCTTCGCCTTCGTGATGCAATTTCTCCGTTATCAGGTCCGTTGGTTCAGCACCGGCGAGGCGGGGGAGGGAGGCCCTTTTTTCTACCATATCCCCTTATTGCTTATCGGCGTTTTCCCGGCCTCGGCGCTCATCTTCAGCACCTTTACTCGGAATGTGTATGACGACCTATCGGAACATATCTTCCGCAAGTGGATGATCTATTTTTTGATTGTCGTGCTGATTCTTTGCTCGCTGACCCCCGCCCGAATCGTCCACTATTCCTCGGTGTGCTATTTCTCCATCACCTTTCTGGCTGCTTACTATCTCAACCTTCTTTTTGATGGAAAAGCCACTTGGCGTTGGAAACAAACCGTTCCGTTGATGGGCATCGGCATCTTGATTGTAGGGGCCTTGACCGCCGCTATTTTCATCATCAAATCGCCGGAACCTTTTCTGCCCTATATTCAAGATGATTTTGCGAAAGAAGCCTTGAAAACCCCCGTCTATTGGAGCGACTGGGACATCCGCTTCGGTTTGATTTATCTGTTTTGCCTCGTCGTTTCCATCCTGCTGATGCAAAGCAAGAATGTTCGGTGGGGTGCCTATCTGCTGCTGATCAGCAGCGGTCTGTTTATCAATACCGTGATGATATTCATTGTGCCGAGGGTAGAAAAATATACCCAAGCTGCTTTGATTGAATTTATCCAAACAAAACAAAACGAAGCCTGCACCATCGAGCCGGTGGGCTTCAAAACATACGCCCATTTGTTCTATGCCCTGAAGCCGGCACCGGAAAAGCAAGTTTCTTCTAAGAAAAATTATTTCATCACCAAAGTGAATACCGTGCCGGAGGTATTGCAAACCCATCCCGCAGCGCACGAACTCTACCGCAAAAACGGCTGGGTGTTTTTTGTGGGGGAATAG
- the lgt gene encoding prolipoprotein diacylglyceryl transferase: MSSLMLFIQWNPNPDFVSFGIYAIKWYGVLWGLSLIWTFWAQQFIWKQIGWNDEKVTLAIQYVFIGGLIGARLGHIVFYDLEYYLSHPLDILAVWKGGLASHGGLAGGILGLYLFSRNHREFPFVPLFNYCAISVPLLASLIRIGNLMNSELVGTPTHVPWAFVFKQVDDIPRHPVVLYESLAYFLLQIIMLLVFMKYKQSKTRLYPAILFIGLFGARFVLEFFKVPDGGLLFGLVSKTQMLNIPFILLGIWLLTKLTEPVIRPR, from the coding sequence ATGTCTTCACTCATGCTTTTTATTCAATGGAACCCCAATCCCGACTTTGTTAGTTTTGGCATATATGCTATTAAATGGTACGGGGTCCTTTGGGGACTATCGCTAATATGGACTTTTTGGGCACAGCAGTTTATATGGAAACAGATAGGCTGGAATGATGAAAAAGTCACTTTAGCTATTCAATATGTATTTATTGGGGGATTGATTGGGGCTCGTTTGGGGCATATTGTATTTTATGATTTGGAATATTATCTGAGCCATCCTTTAGATATTCTCGCTGTTTGGAAAGGTGGCTTAGCGAGTCATGGTGGCTTGGCGGGAGGCATTCTGGGTTTGTATCTCTTTTCTCGGAATCACCGCGAGTTTCCTTTTGTGCCGCTCTTTAACTATTGCGCAATTTCAGTTCCCTTGCTGGCATCGCTCATCCGAATTGGTAATTTGATGAATTCTGAGCTGGTAGGAACGCCTACTCATGTTCCCTGGGCTTTTGTTTTTAAACAGGTGGACGATATTCCCCGGCATCCGGTGGTTCTATATGAGAGTCTGGCCTATTTTCTATTACAGATCATCATGTTGCTTGTCTTCATGAAATACAAGCAATCAAAAACCAGATTGTATCCGGCAATCCTTTTCATCGGGTTGTTTGGTGCAAGATTTGTTCTTGAGTTCTTCAAAGTACCGGACGGCGGCCTGCTTTTTGGTTTGGTTAGCAAAACCCAAATGCTCAATATCCCATTCATCCTCCTCGGTATTTGGTTACTTACTAAATTAACCGAACCCGTTATTCGCCCCCGATAA
- a CDS encoding GHKL domain-containing protein, whose translation MSTPTLNHLDELPYPEFFQNYSEAIFITDSQQQLIYSNPAFVQMSGANAASIVHEVLASMIEKEENVRVSMRNPQLYNLVVSRTKIQLKNEMLGYVFVLSEVIEESDLKQELDKKTKETTRAKEELEQILYVVSHDLQAPLRSTGSFIQLMEKSIKKGDTQAVGEFMKFVLEGVATMQSLIQDLLEFSRITTKGQPFVETDLNQVLQSAQIHLMKKIEEKGAVITSQQLPKVKGDTAQLTRLFQELLDNALKFVPSDRKPEINISVKERETDYLISLGDNGIGIEEKFYSRIFVIFQRLHQKGDYEGTGIGLAVGKRILERHGGEIWVESEVGKGSVFNFTLNK comes from the coding sequence GTGAGTACACCAACTTTGAACCATTTAGACGAACTGCCTTACCCTGAATTTTTTCAAAATTATTCTGAGGCTATATTTATTACAGATTCTCAACAGCAACTGATTTATTCTAATCCGGCCTTTGTGCAGATGAGTGGAGCAAACGCAGCGAGCATAGTACACGAAGTTCTTGCTTCAATGATTGAAAAGGAAGAAAATGTTCGGGTGAGTATGCGGAATCCGCAATTGTATAATCTGGTTGTTTCACGCACCAAAATTCAATTGAAAAACGAAATGCTGGGTTATGTATTTGTTCTGTCAGAAGTTATCGAAGAAAGCGATCTGAAGCAAGAGTTGGATAAAAAAACTAAGGAAACTACCCGCGCAAAAGAGGAACTGGAGCAAATTCTTTATGTTGTTTCTCATGATTTACAAGCACCGCTTCGCTCTACAGGAAGTTTTATACAACTGATGGAGAAAAGTATTAAAAAGGGAGATACCCAAGCGGTTGGCGAGTTTATGAAGTTTGTTTTGGAGGGAGTCGCCACCATGCAATCATTGATACAGGATTTATTGGAGTTTTCACGGATCACCACAAAGGGGCAACCTTTTGTTGAAACAGATTTGAATCAGGTGCTGCAATCTGCTCAGATACATTTGATGAAAAAGATAGAGGAGAAGGGCGCTGTGATTACTTCGCAGCAGCTTCCCAAAGTAAAAGGAGATACAGCACAACTAACCCGACTTTTTCAGGAGCTTTTGGACAATGCACTGAAATTTGTACCTAGCGATCGGAAGCCTGAAATCAACATATCTGTAAAAGAAAGAGAGACTGATTACCTAATTTCATTGGGTGATAATGGTATCGGGATAGAAGAAAAGTTTTACAGTCGAATTTTTGTTATTTTCCAAAGGCTTCACCAGAAGGGAGACTATGAAGGAACCGGAATTGGCCTAGCGGTGGGGAAAAGAATATTGGAAAGACATGGCGGTGAAATCTGGGTGGAATCTGAGGTTGGGAAAGGGAGTGTTTTTAATTTTACTTTGAATAAATAA
- a CDS encoding LptF/LptG family permease gives MRDYSTYNKPYLNFRKFDLDSASKYNAQPASFKEATELLNDYSPEQKIQTMEIAMNKARNVKNYADVISKQMDYKEKNRTSYLIEIYRKFTLSVACLVLFLIGAPLGSIIRRGGLGWPMFYCVLFFILYHATSIIGEKMAENNIFTPFGGMWLSTFVLTPVGLFLTMKATNDSRLYSTEYYAHLFRKLFTR, from the coding sequence TTGCGCGACTATTCAACTTACAATAAGCCCTATCTTAACTTTCGGAAGTTCGACCTAGATTCTGCTTCCAAATATAATGCCCAGCCCGCCTCCTTTAAAGAAGCGACTGAATTATTGAATGATTATAGCCCCGAGCAAAAAATCCAAACCATGGAAATAGCCATGAACAAAGCTCGCAACGTGAAAAACTATGCAGATGTGATCTCTAAACAAATGGATTATAAAGAGAAAAACAGAACCAGCTATTTGATAGAAATCTATCGAAAGTTCACGCTGTCTGTGGCTTGTCTGGTACTGTTTTTAATAGGCGCGCCCTTAGGCTCTATTATTCGCCGCGGAGGATTGGGCTGGCCTATGTTCTATTGCGTACTGTTCTTTATCCTCTATCATGCCACCTCCATCATTGGTGAAAAAATGGCCGAGAACAATATATTCACTCCATTTGGCGGTATGTGGCTATCTACTTTTGTGCTGACCCCTGTTGGCCTGTTCCTGACCATGAAGGCAACGAACGACTCCAGATTATACAGCACTGAGTATTATGCTCATTTATTCCGAAAACTTTTTACCCGATAA
- a CDS encoding NUDIX hydrolase, whose product MHPILRFNIRVYGILFNEKQQVLLADEVFKSGIRATKFPGGGLELGEGIADCLIREFKEEAGIHISLKEHFYTNDFFVPSFFDSESQIISIYYIVHSNEHHLIRTATQKFNFETVPGQEAESFRWVSIHDLVQEDHITLPIDKVVVKKLLESMKRAD is encoded by the coding sequence ATGCACCCCATCCTCCGGTTCAATATCCGGGTATATGGAATTCTTTTCAACGAAAAGCAACAGGTATTGTTGGCCGATGAAGTATTTAAAAGCGGCATCCGCGCCACCAAGTTTCCGGGTGGCGGTTTAGAACTGGGTGAAGGAATCGCCGATTGCCTGATTCGCGAATTCAAAGAAGAAGCCGGTATCCACATATCGCTCAAAGAACATTTTTACACCAACGATTTCTTCGTCCCTTCTTTCTTCGATTCCGAAAGCCAGATCATCAGCATTTACTATATCGTTCATTCAAATGAGCATCATCTCATTCGCACCGCTACTCAAAAATTCAATTTCGAAACCGTCCCCGGTCAAGAAGCAGAATCCTTTCGTTGGGTTTCTATCCATGACTTAGTTCAGGAAGATCATATCACACTTCCTATTGATAAAGTGGTGGTGAAGAAATTGCTGGAAAGCATGAAGAGGGCAGATTGA
- a CDS encoding ATPase has translation MAKKKFTLEYIIRSSPSILFEFLTQPTNLSQWFSDYCDSQEDIFIFGWGGSDFQRARQVDVMDEESVRYHWEHGNKDEYFAFKVYKSEIANDTILEITDFADAKEVKEQPFLWDKQVEDLKHALGA, from the coding sequence ATGGCGAAAAAGAAATTTACACTCGAATATATCATACGGTCTTCACCGTCTATCCTTTTTGAATTTTTGACACAACCTACCAATCTGTCTCAATGGTTTTCTGATTATTGTGATTCTCAGGAGGACATCTTCATCTTTGGATGGGGCGGTTCCGATTTTCAGCGCGCACGCCAAGTAGATGTAATGGATGAGGAATCTGTGAGATACCATTGGGAACACGGTAATAAAGACGAGTACTTTGCATTCAAGGTCTACAAATCGGAAATCGCGAATGACACCATTCTGGAGATAACTGATTTTGCCGACGCCAAGGAAGTTAAAGAGCAGCCCTTTCTTTGGGACAAGCAGGTAGAGGATCTCAAACATGCCTTGGGTGCTTAG